GGGCCACCCGCTGCTCGAGCTGCCGCAGGATCGCCTCACGGTCCAGCAGCCCCGCTGCCACCGACGCTGCCTCGGCAGCCGCAGGCCCGGCTCCAGGGGCGGCCGCCGGGGCGCCAGCCTGGCTGAGCTGGCTGAGCTGGCTGCAGCGCTGCACCGCCAGGGCCGCCAGACGCTGCAGGCTGTCCACCTGCTGCGGATCCAGGTGGTGCGGCTGGCCGCTGATCACGCAAAGGCTGCCCAGCTGGAAGCCGCTGGCGGAGATCAGGGGAAAGCCGGCATAGAAGCGGACATGGGGCGGTCCGGTCACCAGGGGATTGGCCTGGAAGCGGGGATCGCAGCGCATGTCGGCCACGATCAGGGGTTCGCGGCTGAGGATCGCGTGGCCGCAGAGGGAGGCACGGCGGGGCACGTTGGGTTGGTCCAGCTCCATCCCCACGCAGCTTCTGAACCGCAGCAGGTCGCCGTCCACCAGGCTGAGCATGGCGATCTCGGTGCCGGCGAGACGCCGGGCCAGCTCGGTGATGTGGTCGAGCGAGGAGTCACGGCTGTCCTGCGGTGGCCCGTCGCCGGCCAACCCCCACAGCCGTTCAGCCTGCTGGGTGGGTTGCTCGCTGGGCTGCTGGATGGGTTGCTGTGTCGGCTGCTCTGTGGAGATGGTGGGAGGCTGCGGGGCGGATTCAACCGGCAGGGGCTGGGCTCGGCATCCACCCATGCACCACCTGCATACCCACTCCTAGCCAGGGATGGGAATCAGCCCCACCCGCGGTCCACCCGGTAGCGGCAGCTCAGGCTGCAGCAGCCGCCCGGATCCACCAGCAGGCGGCGATCCCCGCTGATCAGCGCCCCGCGGGGCGCTGTCCAGGGCTCCAGGCACACCATCGGCCTGGGCGGATCGGTCCAGAGCACCACCAGGTCCAGGGGAGCGTCCGGCTCCAGGGTCACCGCGGCGCCGCCGGCGACGCCGCGCAGCCGGACCGGGCCGGCAGGGTGGGCCAGCAGGTCCACGCCTTCGCCCAGCGCCTCGAGCTGCGCGGCCAGGGTGGCCGGCGCCATGGTGTGGTGGTCGAAGCCCTCCGCCGGCAGCCCCTCGAGGCGCACGGCCGAAAGGTCGTCAACGGCCCAGTAGGGATGGAGCCCGAAGCTGAAGGGCATCGGATCCTCGCCCGCGTTGGCCACCTGCGCCGTGATGCCCAGCTGGCCGGGGGCCAGCCGGTACTCGAGGCTGAGGCGGAAGAGAAAGGGGAAGGCCGCCAGCGTGTGCGGGTCATGGGCAAGGGTGAGCCGCACGCCATCGCCACCCTCCAGGGCCGACAGCTCCCAGGCCCGGTCACGGGCGAAACCGTGCTGGGCCAGGGTGAACACCCCCTGGGGCAGGGGCAGCCGGCCGTCGGGGAGGCCGCCGCAGATCGGAAACAGCACCGGGATCCCCCCCCGCACCGACAGATCCGGATCGGCGAAGCGCTCCGCGTCGAAGTAGAGCCAGTCGCGGCCCAGGCTGCTCCAGCCGGTGACCAGGCCACCTCGCTCGGGCACCACCCGCAGCACCTCGGCACCGGAAGGATCGGTGTATTCCCAGTGGGGATAGGGCTCACGCCGCTGTTGCAGAACCATCGCGGGGAACGATCGCCGGGGCGGCGGCGTGGGGAAGGGAGCTCAGCTGTGGTGCTTCAGCTGTGGTGCTTCAGCTGAGTTGCCTCAACTGTGCGGTCTCAGCTGTGCGGTCTCAGCTGTGCTGGCGCAGGATTTCCGTGCAGGTGGTCACACACTCCCCATCGTCGATGGAGCAGGTGGTGATGCACTCGAAATAGGCCTCCACCGGATCATGGTCCGCCTGGGGGAAGGAGACGGAGGGTGGATGGCCGCTCAGGGAATCGACTGCGTTGGAGTGGCCGTGGGAAACCGTCATGGCGCCGGGAGGTGAATGTTCTTCGACCGTATGAACATCCCCCCAGGCAGGCAAGCAGGTTGAGCAGGGATACCCATGCAACGATTGCGACGTGTGAAGTAGGGGCGGGGAGGGCCGATCCCGGCCAGCGCCAAGAATGTCGGCAACCGCAGCCGCCCTGATGCCCCTGTCCGAGCCCGACGGTGCCGCGATCCTGGAGCTGGAACGGGGCAGCCGCGGGCAGGGCTCGGGGCTGGGCCAGGAGGATCTGCGTGGCTGCTGGCGGTTGCAGCGGCTCTGGGATCGCCAGGCCCGGCCGTTGCAGGTCGCGGCGGGGCTGCTGCGGCCCCTGGCGGCGAGCCTCAGCCTCACCCCGGGCGAGCACGGCCAGCTGGCGGTGCGCAACAGCGTGCGGCTCGGGGGCCTGGAGGTGCGCTTCATGGGGGCCGGGGAGCTGCGGGGCCGCCGGCCCCTGCTGGTGTTCTGGTTCGATCGCCTCGAACTGCGGCTGGGGGAACGGCGGCTGTGGCAGCGGCCGCTGGCCCGGCCGGCCGAGCGGTCGCTGCCCTTCTTTGCCCTGATCGCCAGCCGCCGGGAGGGGGAGAAGGCCTGGCTGGTGGCCCGCGGCCGGGGTGGGGGACTGGCCCTGTGGCGGCGCGAACCGCTCACCTGATCACCCAACTGATCGCCCAGAGGAACCCTCAGCAGATCCCTCAGCAGATCCGTGGCAGCAGTTCGCCGCTGAGGGGCAGGAGCAGCCGCTCGGTGCCGAGGGCCGTGGTGAGCAGCACCCGCGGGCTCCGGCCGGCCGGCCGCACCTCCCCGATCCAGGCGCCGCCCCCAGCCTCGAGCAACGGCTCCACCAGCGCCCGCTGCTCCGGTGCCACCACCGCCACCAGCCGCCCCTCGTTGGCCAGGTGCAGGGGCTCGAAGCCGAGCAGCGCGCAGGTGCCGGCCACCGCCGGGATCACCGGCAGACGCTCCTCCTCGATGGCGATCTCCACCCCGGCCGCCAGGGCCAGCTCCTGCAGGGCACTGGCCAGCCCGCCGCGGGTGAGATCCCGCAGGCAGTGGGGCACCGCGCCGGCCGCCAGCAGCTGCTCCACCAGGGGCCAGAGAGGAGCGCAGTCGCTGAGCACGGGCGGCTCCAGCCGCAGCCCGTGGCGGGCGGCGAGGATCGCCACCCCATGGCGGCCCAGATCGCCGCTCACCAGCACCTGATCGCCGGGGCGGATGGCGGCGGGATTGATGACGCCGGGATCGGTGGCGGCCGTGCGCCCCGGGGCGGGATCGGGCAGCGCGCCGATGCCGCTGGTGGTGATGAAGAGGCCGTCGGCCTTGCCCCGCTCCACCACCTTGGTGTCGCCGGTGACGATCGCCACGCCGCACTCCCGGGCCGCGGCCGCCATCGAGGCCACCAGCCGCCGCAGCAGCGCCAGCGGCAGCCCCTCCTCCAGGATCAGGGCCACGCTGATCCACAGGGGGCGGGCCCCGGCCATGGCCAGATCGTTGGCGGTGCCCACCACCGCCAGCCGGCCGATGTCGCCGCCCGGAAACTCCAGCGGCTGCACCACGTAGCCATCGGTGCTGAAGGCCAGCCGGCCGTGGGGCAGCGCCAGGCTGGCGGCATCGTGCAGCACCTGCTCCGGATCGGCGTAGAGGGCCCGCAGCTCCTGATCGATCAGCTGCTGCATCAGGGTGCCGCCGCCGCCGTGGGCCAGCTGGATGCAGGCCTCACCGTCCTGGGGCAGGGGCGGGGAACCGCTCACAGGGCGGCGGCGGTCGTCGGCGCGGCGCTGCGGTAGCGGTGGTAGGCCGCGCAGGCCCCCTCGCTCGACACCATCGGCGCCCCGAGCGGATGCTCCGGCCGGCAGCGGCCGCCGAAGGCGGGGCAGTCGGTGGGCACGGCCCGTCCCTGCAGAATCAGGCCGGCGATGCACTCCGAGACGCCGTCGTCGTCCCGGCTGGTGGTCTCACCGCCGGACCCTGGCGCCTGGTCGCACAGCCCGAAGCGCTGGCGGGCATCGAGAGCCGCGTAAGCGGGCCGCAGCCCCAGCCCCCCCCCCGGGATCACCCCCAGCCCGCGCCAGGGCTGATCCACCACCGCGAACACCTCCTGCAGCAGGGCCCGGGCGCGGGGGTTGCCGTGCTGCCGCACCACCTGGCCATAGGCGTTCACCACCGCGGGGGTGCCGGCCTCCAGCAGCTGCACGCAGCGCCACAGGCCCAATAGCAGCTCCTCGGGCGCGAACCCCGTGGCCACCACCGGCACGCCGTGGCCGGCGGCGAGCGGCTCCAGCTCCTGCAGGCCCATCACCGTGCACACATGGCCCGCCGCCAGAAAGCCCTGCACCTGGTTGCCGGGGGCTTCGAGGATCGCGGCCATCGCCGGCGGCACCCGCACATGGGCGTTGAGCAGCGAGAGGTTGGCCAGGCCGAGGGCCAGGGCCTGGCGGGCCAGCAGGGCCGTGGCCGGCGCCGTGGTCTCGAAGCCCACCGCCAGGAACACCACCTGCCGCCCAGCATTCTCCCGGGCCAGGGCGATCGCCTGCAGCGGCGAGGTGAGCAGGCGCACGTCGCCGCCGGCCGCCCGCACCCCCAGCAGATCGTCGCCGGGCGCGCTGCCGGGCACCCGCAGCATGTCGCCGTAGGAGCAGAGGATCACCTCCGGCCGGCGGGCCAGGGCCAGGGCCGCATCGAGGGTGGCGGCCGGGGTGACGCACACCGGGCAGCCCGGGCCATGGATCAGCCGCAGCCCCTCGGGCAGGAGCTGATCGAGGCCCCAGCGCACGATGGCGTGGGTCTGGCCGCCGCACACCTCCATCAGCGTCCAGGGGCGGGTCACGCTGGCGCGGAGCCGCGCGGCCAGCTCGGCGACCCGGCTCACCAGCCCCCCGGCGCCGGGATGGTGGAGCCGGGGCGGTAGCTCTGGATCACCCGCATGTACTGGGCCCGCTCGTACTCCTCGGGATCGGGGCACTGGGCCTGGCTCATGCAGCCGATCAGCGCGCTGACGCTGGCCAGCTCGTGTTCCACCATCCAGACGGCCAGCTCGTCCTCCAGCCCCCGCAGACGCTCGGGCCCGTGGCGCAGCAGGGCCGCCACCACCTGGGTGGCGCAGGCGCCCGCCATCAGCAGCCGCACCACGTCGGTGCCGCGGTGCACGCCGCCACTGCCGATCAGATCCAGCGCCACCCGCCCATGCAGCAGGGCGATCCAGCGCATCGGCAGGCGCAGATCATGGGGAGTGCTGAGCAGCAGATTGGGCCGCACCGTCATCTCCTCGATGTCGATGTCGGGCTGGTAGAAGCGGTTGAACAGCACCAGGCCCTGGGCGCCGGCCGCCGCCACCCGCCGCGCCATGGCGCTGAAGTTGGTGAAGAAAGGCCCCAGCTTCACCGCCAGGGGCAGGGCCACCTCGGCCCGCACCTCCCGCACGATCTCCTCCACCCGGGCCTCGATGGCGGCGCTGGAGAGCTCGGGATCGGTGGGCATGGAATAGATGTTGAGTTCGAGGGCAGCGGCCCCGGCGGCCTCGATGCGGCGCGCCGTCTCCACCCAGCGGCCGGCGCGGCTGCCGTTGAGGCTGGCGATCACCGGGATCGAGAGCCGGCGGCGCGCCTGCTCGATCAGCCGCAGGTAGGGGTCGGCGCCCCCGTGGGTGGCGGCCAGCTCGGGCAGGTAGCTGAGGGCCTCGCCGTAGCTCTCGCTGCCCTGCTGCACCTGCCAGTGCAGGGCGAGCTGCTCCCGCTCGATCTGCTCCTCGAACAGCGAATGCAGCACGATCGCGGCGGCGCCGGCCTGCTCCAGAACCTCGAGCTGGGCCACGGTTTCGCTGAGGGGTCCGGCCGCCCCCACCACCAGCGGCGTGCGCAGCGGCAGCCCCAGGTAGGAGGTGGAGAGGTCGGGCCGCAGGGAGCTTGTGGTCATGACCGCAGGCCTCCGCCGCTGCCGGCCAGGGCGCGATAGGCGGCCCAGCGGCGGTCGCGCTCCCTCTCCGCCTCCTCCAGCAGCTGGTGGGCCCGTTCGGGCTGGCTGTAGCGCAGCATCTGGAAGCGCTGTTCCGCCGCCATCGCCTCCTTCAGGGAACGGCTCGGCGCCGGACTGTCGAGCTGCAGGGGGTTCTCGCCCCGCTCCAGCCGCCGGGGGTCGTGGCGGTAGAGCAGCCAGCGGCCCGCATCCACCGCCAGCTTCTGGTGTTCCATCCCCCTGGCCATGGCGATGCCGTGGGCGATGCAGTGGGAGTAGGCCAGGATCAGCGAGGGGCCCGGGTAGCTCTCCGCCTCGAGGAAGGCGCGGATGGTGTGCTCGTCCCGGGCGCCCATGGCCACGCTGGCCACATACACGTGGCCGTAGGTCATCGCCATCAGGCCCAGATCCTTCTTGGCGGCCCCCTTGCCGCCGGCGGCGAACTTGGCCACCGCCCCCAGGGGCGTGGCCTTCGAGGCCTGGCCGCCGGTGTTGGAGTACACCTCGGTGTCGAGCACCAGCACGTTCACGTCACGGCCGCTGGCCAGCACGTGATCGAGGCCGCCGAAGCCGATGTCGTAGGCCCAGCCGTCGCCGCCCACCAGCCACACGCTGGTTTTCACCAGAGCATCGGCCAGCTCCAGGAGGCGGGCGGCGGCGCGGGAGGGTTCGGCGCCGGCCTCCTGCCCCAAGGCCTGCAGCCGCTCCTTGAGCAGGGCCACCCGCTGCCGCTGCTCCAGGAGGCCGGCCTCATCGCCCTGGTCCGCCGTGCGCAGGGCCTCCACCAGGGCCGGCGGCAGCTGGGGCGCCAGGCACTCCAGCAGGGAGAGGGCCGCCTGGCGCCGCTGGTCGAGGGCCACCCGCATGCCGTAGCCGAACTCGGCGTTGTCCTCGAACAGGGAATTGCTCCAGGCCGGGCCGCGGCCTTCGCCGTTGGCGCTCCAGGGGGTGGTGGGCAGGTTGCCGCCGTAGATGGAGCTGCAGCCGGTGGCGTTGGCCACCAGCATGCGGTCGCCGAACAGCTGGGTGGCGAGCTTGAGATAGGGCGTTTCGCCGCAGCCGGCGCAGGCGCCGGAGAAGGCGAACAGGGGCTCCTGCAGCTGCTGCTGGCCGATCCTGTGCAGGTTCAGCCCGGCCCTGGGCACCTCCGGCAGCTGCAGGAAGTAGTCCCAGTGGCCGCGGGCCTGCTGGCGCAGGGGCCGCTGCGGCGCCATGTTGATCGCCTTGCGCCGGGGCTGGCGGCGATCCCGCGCCGGACACACCTCCACGCAGAGGCTGCAGCCGGTGCAGTCTTCAGCGGCCACCTGGATGGTGAAGGTCTGCCCGGGGAAAGCGTGGTCGCGGGCGGGGGCGGTGCGGAAGCCCTCGGGGGCCGCGGCGAAGGCCTCGGGCTCGGCCACCTTGGCGCGGATCACGCCGTGGGGGCACACCATCACGCACTTGCCGCACTGCACACACAGGTCGCTCTCCCACACCGGCACCTCGGCGGCGATGTTGCGCTTCTCCCAGCGGGCGGTGCCCACCGGCCAGGTGCCGTCGCAGGGCAGGGCGCTCACGGGCAGCCCATCGCCGCGGCGCTCCAGCATCGGGGCGATCACGTGCCGCACGAAGGGCGGCGCCGCCGCCAGCCGCTCGCGGACGCTGGGCTCGGTGAGGCTGGGCTCGCTGGAGGCAGGGCTCCGGGCAGGCCCCGGCTGGGCCACCGCGCCGGGCAGGGGTGCCGTCGCCTCGGCATCGAGGCTGCGCCAGTGCAGCGGCTGCAGGTGGTCGAGGCTGGCATCGAGGGCGGCCAGGTTCATGGCCACCACCGCCTCCCCCTTGCGGCCGTAGCTGTGGTGGATGGAGGCGCGGATCCGCTCGAGGGCCTCCTGGCGGGGCAGCACGCCGCTGAGGGCGAAGAAGCAGGCCTGCATCACGGTGTTGATGTGGGGCCCCATGCCCGCCTCGCGGGCCACCCGGTAGGCGTTGATCACGTGCACCGCCAGGCCGCCCCGGCGGATCTGCCCCCGCAGCGCCTCCGGCAGCCGCGCCCAGGTTTCGGCCGGCTCGAAGGGACTGTTGAGCAGCACCACCCCGCCCGGCTCGATGCCGGCCAGCAGATCGAAGCGGCCCACGAAATCCCACTGGTGGCAGGCCACGAAGGTGGGCCGCTGGATCAGATAGGTGGAGCGGATCGGCCGCGGCCCGAAGCGCAGGTGCGACACGGTGACCGAACCCGATTTCTTCGAGTCGTAGACGAAGTAGCCCTGGGCGAAGAGATCGGTGCCCTCGCCGATGATCTTGATCGCCGCCTTGTTGGCGCCCACGGTGCCATCGGAGCCGAGGCCGTAGAACACGGCCCGCACCTCGCCGCTTTCGGAGCGGGGGCGTTCGGTGACGAAGCTCTCCTCCAGCGGCAGGGAGCGGTGGGTCACGTCGTCGTGGATGCCCACCGTGAAGTGGTTGAGCGCATCCGCCCCCGGCACGAGCGCCCCCTTGAGGTGATCGGCCACCGCCTTCACCATCGCCGGGGTGAACTCCTTGGAGGAGAGCCCGTAGCGCCCGCCCAGCACCCGGGGCAGGGGCAGCGGGCCATGCACGGCGGGCCAGGCCTCGGCCACGGCGGCCAGCACATCGAGATAGAGGGGCTCGCCCACCGAGCCGGGCTCCTTGCAGCGGTCCAGCACGGCGATCGCCCGGGTGGTGGCCGGCAGGGCCTCCACCAGCCAGCGGGCCGCGAAGGGCCGGAACAGCCGCAGCTTCAGCACCCCCACCCGCTCGCCGGCGGCCTGCAGCACCTCGGCCGCCTCCAGGGCGGTTTCGGCACCGGAGCCCATCAGCACCAGCACCCGCTCGGCATCGGCCGGCCCCGTGTACTGGTAGGGCTGGTAGCGGCGGCCGGTGAGGGCGGCGAACCGGTCCATCGCCTCCAGCACGGCGGCCGGGCCGGCGTCATGGAAGCGGTTCACCGACTCCCGCGCCTGGAAGTACACATCCGGGTTCTGGGCCGTGCCCCGCACCACCGGATGCTCGGGGCTGAGGGCACGGGCGCGGTGCTCGCGCACCGCGTCTTCGGGGATCAGGGCGCGCAGGAGGTCGTCATCCAGGGCCGCCACCTTCTGGATCTCGTGGGAGGTGCGGAAGCCGTCGAACACATGCAGGAACGGCAGCCGGCTGCGCAGGCTGGCCCGCGCCGCGATGGCGGCCATGTCGGCGGCCTCCTGCACCGAGGCCGAGCAGAGGAGGCCCCAGCCGGTGCCGCGGGCGGCCATCACATCGCCGTGGTCACCGAAGATCGAGAGCCCCTGGGCGGCCAGGGAGCGGGCGGCCACATGGATCACCGCCGGCGTCAGCTCCCCCGCCACCTTGTAGAGGTTGGGGAGCATCAGCAGCAGGCCCTGGCTGGCGGTGAAGGTGGTGGTGAGCGCCCCGGCCTGCAGGGCGCCATGCACCGTGCCGGCGGCGCCCCCCTCGCTCTGCAGCTCCACCACCTCCGGCACCGCTCCCCAGAGGTTGGGCCGCCCCTGCGACGCCCAGGCATCGGCCCATTCGCCCATGGGCGAGGCGGGGGTGATCGGGTAGATGGCGATCACCTCGTTGAGGCGGTAGGCCACCCGCGCCACCGCCTCGTTGGCGTCGAGCGTGACCCGCTCGGGCTGAACCGCCGCCTGAACCCCGGGCAGCTGGGTGAGTGTCGTCATTCCCCTTCTCCCTGAAGCTCCGCTTCGTCCACCAGGGCGAGGGCCACCCCCACGTGCACGAGCACCCGGTCACCCACCACCGCCTCGGGCAGGCAGGCCAGGCTCACCTGCTGGCGCACGCCGCCGAAATCCACCTCCGCGCTCCGCCAGAGGGGATCCCCGGCCTCAGCGATGTCCAGGATCAGGCCCGCGGTGGCCAGGCACATGGGGTGCCGGAGCGGCTGCCTCCGTTCTAGAAACGCTCCCCAGAACTGCCCACAGCTGGCCCAGGGCCAGGCCGCCGTCGTTGCAGGGCACCTGCTCGCTCCAGAAGGGCACGAGGCCGGCGCGGCGCAGTCCGGTGAGGGAGCCCTGCAGCAGCAGGGCGTTCTGGAAGCAGCCGCCGGCCAGGGCCACCTGGGGGCAGCCGGTGATCTCGGCCGCCCGGGCCGCCGCGGCCACCAGCGAGGCCGCCAGAGCGTCATGAAAGCCTGACGCCAGCGCCTCGGCGGGGGCGCCCTCGGCCCGGGCCGCCAGCAGCCGGCGCAGCAGCGGCTCCCAGTCGAGCCAGCCCAGGGGCGCAGCGGGCTGGGCGTCGGGGGGGGAGGGGATCAGGGGAAGGGGCTCGATGGGCAGCGGGGGCACGATGCAGCCCTGGGCCAGCCCCTCCAGCCGCAGCCCGCTCTCCCCCTCGTGGCTCTGCTCCTGCAGCACGCCCAGCAGGGAAGCCACGGCATCGAACAGCCGCCCCAGGGCTGTGGTGTGGGGCGCGTTGCAGCCACCGGCCACGGCCGCCGCCAGCAGCTCCAGGGCGGCGGTGCTGAAGGCCTCCCGGCAGCCGGCGGCGCCGGGGTGATCGAGCAGGGCGGGATCGGCCGCCAGCAGCAGCCCCAGAGCCGCCCGGCGACACTCGCGCATGGCCCGCTCCCCGCCCGGCAGCGGGAAGGGCCGCAGACAGGCCAGCCGCCGGGCTGCCCCCCCGCCCGCCGCGCCGGGATCCAGCAGCAGCAGCTCACCGCCCCAGAGTTCTGGCCCAGGCCCGGGGCCGTAGCCCAGCCCGTCGGCGGCCCACACCAGCAGGGGCCCCCTGAGGCCGTGCTCGGCCGCCACCGCCAGGCCATGGGCGCGGTGGTGCTGCACCCGATGCAGGGGCAACCCGTGCCGCCGGGCCAGCCGCGCGGCGATGGCGCCGCCCACGTAGCCGGGGTGGGCGTCGGCCACCAGCGCCTGCAGGGCGGGGCCGGGGCCGGGCTCCAGGATCGCGTCGAGCCCCTGCTCCACCGCCTGCTGCTGGCGCAGGCCGGCCAGATCGCCCTGGTAGGGCGCCACCCACACGCGACCGCCCCGGGCCAGGGCCGGGGCCGCCTTGAGGTCGCCGCCCAGGGCCAGCACGGCCCGATCGGCGGGGGGAGGCTGAGGCAGATCGAGGGGGGCCGGGGCGTAGCCGCGGGCGCGGCGCAGCAGGGCGGGGCGGCCGTCGATGAGCTGCAGCAGGGAGTCGTCGAGGGGGCGGGCGATGGGGCGGTTGTGCAGCAGGAAGCCATCGGCGATGGCGCCCAGCCGCTGGCGGGCCTCGAGGGGATCGATGCAGAGGGGCTCGCCGCTGGGGTTGCCGCTGGTGGCCACCAGCGGCCGGCCCACCGCCTCCACCAGCAGCTGGTGCAGCGGCGAGGCGGGCAGCATCACGCCGAGGCTCGGGCTGCCGGGGGCCACATCCGTGGCCAGGGAGACCGCCACGGTGCCATGGCGGCGGCGCAGCAGCACGATCGGCGCCGCCGGCGAGCGCAGCAGCGCCAGCTCCGCCGGGCCGATCCGCACCTCTGCCGCCAGCCAGGCCGGATCGCCCACCAGCAGCGCAAAGGGCTTGGCGGGCCGCCGCTTGCGCCGCCGCAGTTCCGCCACGGCCTGGGGCCGGGTGGCCTCCACCAGCAGCTGGAAGCCGCCCACCCCCTGCAGGGCCAGGATGCCGCCGGAGCGGAGCAGGGCGGCCGCGGCGGCGATCGGGTCGCGGCCCTCAGCAGCGGGGAGAGGGTTGCCGTTGCCATCCACCAGCGCCAGCCGCGGCCCGCAGGCGGGGCAGCCGGTGGTTTCGGCGTGGAAGCGGCGGTCGGTTGGATCCTCGAACTCCCGCCGGCAGGCAGGGCACAAGGGGAAGGCGGCCAGGGTGGTGTGGGCGCGGGCGAAGGGCTCGGCGGTGGCGATCGAATAGCGCGGGCCGCACACGCAGCAGCTGATGAACGGGTAGCGGTGGCGGCGGCTGGCGGGATCGGCCAGCTCGGCCCGGCAGGCGGGGCAGGGGGCCCGGTCGGCCAGCAGGGCCGGCGCGAACAGGCCTGGACCCAGGGGCCGGGGCGCCGCCGCGGCGATGCGCAGGCCGGCCGGCGGCGGCAGCCGGGGCGGGAGCCATGTGGGCTGCAGCGGCCGCAGCACCGCCGGCAGCGGCAGCTCCCTGGCAAGGCGGCTCAGAAACGTCTCCAGGGCCGGGCGTTCGCCGTGCAGGTCCAGCCGCACCGCTCCCGCCACGTTCTCCAGCTCGCCGGTGAGGGCCAGCTCAGAGGCGAGGCGATGCACGAAGGGCCGGAAGCCCACCCCCTGCACGGTGCCGCGGCAGTGCAGCAGCAGCCGGGCCTGGCTCAAGGCACCGGAACGGCCTGCCCCAGCAGGGCGATCAGGGCGTCGAGGCCGGCGCCGCTGCGGGCGGAGGTTTCCAGCACCCGGGCGTGGGGGGCTACGCGGGCGATGGCGGCGTGGGCGGCGGCGCGGTTGAAGCCCACCACCTCGGCCAGGTCGATCTTGGTGATCAGCACCAAGTCGGCGGCGTGGAAGATCGGCGCGTACTTGAGCGGCTTGTCCTCGCCTTCGGTGGTGGACACCAGCACCACCCGCAGGCTCTCGCCCAGGTCGTAGGCACCGGGACACACCAGGTTGCCCACGTTCTCGATCACCAGCAGGTCGAGCTGCTCGAGGGCCACGCCCTGGTGGCTGAGGCGATGCAGGCCCTCCGCCACCATCGCCGCCTCCAGGTGGCAGGCCTGGCCCGTGGTGATGGCCGCGGCCCGCAGGCCGGCGGCGCGCAGGCGGGTGGCGTCGTTGTCGGTGGCCAGATCGCCCACCACCACCGCCAGGCGGGCGGGA
This portion of the Cyanobium sp. NIES-981 genome encodes:
- a CDS encoding galactose mutarotase; translation: MVLQQRREPYPHWEYTDPSGAEVLRVVPERGGLVTGWSSLGRDWLYFDAERFADPDLSVRGGIPVLFPICGGLPDGRLPLPQGVFTLAQHGFARDRAWELSALEGGDGVRLTLAHDPHTLAAFPFLFRLSLEYRLAPGQLGITAQVANAGEDPMPFSFGLHPYWAVDDLSAVRLEGLPAEGFDHHTMAPATLAAQLEALGEGVDLLAHPAGPVRLRGVAGGAAVTLEPDAPLDLVVLWTDPPRPMVCLEPWTAPRGALISGDRRLLVDPGGCCSLSCRYRVDRGWG
- the hypE gene encoding hydrogenase expression/formation protein HypE; its protein translation is MSGSPPLPQDGEACIQLAHGGGGTLMQQLIDQELRALYADPEQVLHDAASLALPHGRLAFSTDGYVVQPLEFPGGDIGRLAVVGTANDLAMAGARPLWISVALILEEGLPLALLRRLVASMAAAARECGVAIVTGDTKVVERGKADGLFITTSGIGALPDPAPGRTAATDPGVINPAAIRPGDQVLVSGDLGRHGVAILAARHGLRLEPPVLSDCAPLWPLVEQLLAAGAVPHCLRDLTRGGLASALQELALAAGVEIAIEEERLPVIPAVAGTCALLGFEPLHLANEGRLVAVVAPEQRALVEPLLEAGGGAWIGEVRPAGRSPRVLLTTALGTERLLLPLSGELLPRIC
- the hypD gene encoding hydrogenase formation protein HypD; protein product: MSRVAELAARLRASVTRPWTLMEVCGGQTHAIVRWGLDQLLPEGLRLIHGPGCPVCVTPAATLDAALALARRPEVILCSYGDMLRVPGSAPGDDLLGVRAAGGDVRLLTSPLQAIALARENAGRQVVFLAVGFETTAPATALLARQALALGLANLSLLNAHVRVPPAMAAILEAPGNQVQGFLAAGHVCTVMGLQELEPLAAGHGVPVVATGFAPEELLLGLWRCVQLLEAGTPAVVNAYGQVVRQHGNPRARALLQEVFAVVDQPWRGLGVIPGGGLGLRPAYAALDARQRFGLCDQAPGSGGETTSRDDDGVSECIAGLILQGRAVPTDCPAFGGRCRPEHPLGAPMVSSEGACAAYHRYRSAAPTTAAAL
- a CDS encoding dihydroorotate dehydrogenase-like protein, with the translated sequence MTTSSLRPDLSTSYLGLPLRTPLVVGAAGPLSETVAQLEVLEQAGAAAIVLHSLFEEQIEREQLALHWQVQQGSESYGEALSYLPELAATHGGADPYLRLIEQARRRLSIPVIASLNGSRAGRWVETARRIEAAGAAALELNIYSMPTDPELSSAAIEARVEEIVREVRAEVALPLAVKLGPFFTNFSAMARRVAAAGAQGLVLFNRFYQPDIDIEEMTVRPNLLLSTPHDLRLPMRWIALLHGRVALDLIGSGGVHRGTDVVRLLMAGACATQVVAALLRHGPERLRGLEDELAVWMVEHELASVSALIGCMSQAQCPDPEEYERAQYMRVIQSYRPGSTIPAPGGW
- the nifJ gene encoding pyruvate:ferredoxin (flavodoxin) oxidoreductase, which translates into the protein MTTLTQLPGVQAAVQPERVTLDANEAVARVAYRLNEVIAIYPITPASPMGEWADAWASQGRPNLWGAVPEVVELQSEGGAAGTVHGALQAGALTTTFTASQGLLLMLPNLYKVAGELTPAVIHVAARSLAAQGLSIFGDHGDVMAARGTGWGLLCSASVQEAADMAAIAARASLRSRLPFLHVFDGFRTSHEIQKVAALDDDLLRALIPEDAVREHRARALSPEHPVVRGTAQNPDVYFQARESVNRFHDAGPAAVLEAMDRFAALTGRRYQPYQYTGPADAERVLVLMGSGAETALEAAEVLQAAGERVGVLKLRLFRPFAARWLVEALPATTRAIAVLDRCKEPGSVGEPLYLDVLAAVAEAWPAVHGPLPLPRVLGGRYGLSSKEFTPAMVKAVADHLKGALVPGADALNHFTVGIHDDVTHRSLPLEESFVTERPRSESGEVRAVFYGLGSDGTVGANKAAIKIIGEGTDLFAQGYFVYDSKKSGSVTVSHLRFGPRPIRSTYLIQRPTFVACHQWDFVGRFDLLAGIEPGGVVLLNSPFEPAETWARLPEALRGQIRRGGLAVHVINAYRVAREAGMGPHINTVMQACFFALSGVLPRQEALERIRASIHHSYGRKGEAVVAMNLAALDASLDHLQPLHWRSLDAEATAPLPGAVAQPGPARSPASSEPSLTEPSVRERLAAAPPFVRHVIAPMLERRGDGLPVSALPCDGTWPVGTARWEKRNIAAEVPVWESDLCVQCGKCVMVCPHGVIRAKVAEPEAFAAAPEGFRTAPARDHAFPGQTFTIQVAAEDCTGCSLCVEVCPARDRRQPRRKAINMAPQRPLRQQARGHWDYFLQLPEVPRAGLNLHRIGQQQLQEPLFAFSGACAGCGETPYLKLATQLFGDRMLVANATGCSSIYGGNLPTTPWSANGEGRGPAWSNSLFEDNAEFGYGMRVALDQRRQAALSLLECLAPQLPPALVEALRTADQGDEAGLLEQRQRVALLKERLQALGQEAGAEPSRAAARLLELADALVKTSVWLVGGDGWAYDIGFGGLDHVLASGRDVNVLVLDTEVYSNTGGQASKATPLGAVAKFAAGGKGAAKKDLGLMAMTYGHVYVASVAMGARDEHTIRAFLEAESYPGPSLILAYSHCIAHGIAMARGMEHQKLAVDAGRWLLYRHDPRRLERGENPLQLDSPAPSRSLKEAMAAEQRFQMLRYSQPERAHQLLEEAERERDRRWAAYRALAGSGGGLRS
- a CDS encoding HypC/HybG/HupF family hydrogenase formation chaperone; the encoded protein is MCLATAGLILDIAEAGDPLWRSAEVDFGGVRQQVSLACLPEAVVGDRVLVHVGVALALVDEAELQGEGE